In one window of Methanolobus mangrovi DNA:
- a CDS encoding tetratricopeptide repeat protein produces MDSSVTYEQLLMRRSDVLIADGQYEDAISCLDEILKEHPDDEHALSMKGLAYCLMGDSEKGIECLEEALEIDPFSKEVLIIFADACLRSSMPEKSLGILDRAISFYPDDDGLVMLKEVIIMVRDKNRSNLCFN; encoded by the coding sequence ATGGATAGTTCTGTCACATATGAACAACTCCTGATGCGACGGTCAGATGTCCTGATAGCTGACGGACAATATGAAGATGCTATATCCTGTCTGGATGAGATACTAAAAGAGCACCCTGATGATGAACATGCTCTCTCGATGAAAGGACTTGCGTATTGCCTGATGGGTGATTCTGAAAAAGGCATTGAATGTCTGGAAGAAGCACTGGAAATTGATCCATTCTCAAAGGAAGTTCTCATAATCTTTGCAGATGCCTGCCTGCGTTCTTCAATGCCTGAGAAGTCATTGGGGATACTGGACCGGGCAATAAGCTTCTATCCTGATGATGATGGACTTGTAATGTTAAAAGAAGTCATTATTATGGTCAGGGACAAAAATCGCAGTAATTTGTGTTTCAATTAA
- a CDS encoding DUF7544 domain-containing protein, producing MGWYVIDAVERAMERTRTCLFEPVDIWKWLKLTIIVLFIGGGFSSGGNGGSYNNYDGSGSGFSRIPQGFIDVVTNFYEHLMSYSGVTLLILAIILIFLFILLLSLIGSVMEFVFVESLVRNDVRIREYFSRYLMKGVALFILRILIGLGTLLFFVILALPLLFMTGIMNEGIDRLGGASIMLLVMGLIAILFIVAIIAGIIGSFINLAIPVSMYSKRSIYSALSQVLGQFRHDWQQIVVYWVGRLILAIAAGILVAILGLIAIIALGILLLIVDFILYFGFSAIIANTTVWLLFIPILLVEFIIFIFVMTFVGMPVKVFMKYHMLTFLEKWYPIGIPMFDSHHKIGESNMDEWLNEATAPDE from the coding sequence ATGGGCTGGTATGTAATAGACGCAGTTGAACGTGCAATGGAAAGGACACGGACGTGTCTTTTTGAGCCGGTCGACATATGGAAATGGTTGAAACTAACTATAATAGTCTTATTTATTGGCGGTGGTTTCAGCAGTGGTGGTAATGGAGGATCCTACAATAATTATGATGGGTCCGGGTCAGGCTTTTCCAGAATACCACAGGGGTTTATTGATGTCGTTACCAATTTTTATGAGCATCTGATGTCTTATTCCGGGGTTACACTTCTCATTTTGGCTATAATATTGATATTCCTGTTCATTCTCCTTCTGAGCCTTATTGGAAGTGTGATGGAGTTTGTTTTTGTGGAATCACTCGTTCGCAATGATGTACGTATAAGGGAGTATTTCAGCAGGTATTTGATGAAAGGTGTGGCTCTTTTCATTCTGCGTATACTTATAGGTCTGGGAACTCTTCTGTTTTTTGTAATTCTTGCATTGCCTCTGTTATTTATGACTGGTATTATGAATGAAGGCATTGACCGTCTGGGTGGGGCTTCAATTATGCTTCTGGTAATGGGACTTATAGCCATTCTCTTTATAGTTGCTATCATTGCAGGCATAATAGGATCATTCATCAATCTGGCTATACCTGTTTCCATGTATTCTAAAAGAAGTATATATTCAGCCTTATCCCAAGTGTTGGGACAATTCAGACATGACTGGCAGCAGATAGTAGTGTATTGGGTAGGTCGTTTGATACTTGCTATTGCAGCAGGCATACTTGTGGCAATTCTGGGACTCATAGCAATTATTGCATTGGGGATATTGCTTCTTATTGTAGACTTCATTCTTTATTTTGGTTTTTCAGCAATAATTGCGAACACCACTGTGTGGCTCCTGTTCATTCCGATACTGCTTGTCGAGTTTATCATCTTCATATTTGTGATGACCTTTGTAGGAATGCCTGTAAAGGTTTTTATGAAATACCATATGCTCACTTTCCTGGAAAAATGGTATCCTATTGGTATTCCTATGTTTGATTCTCATCATAAGATAGGTGAGAGCAACATGGATGAATGGCTGAATGAAGCTACAGCGCCTGATGAATGA
- a CDS encoding Maf family nucleotide pyrophosphatase gives MTRIVLASASARRKELLEQLIGADFEICISSYAEDTGKGLKPIELVMHHSREKAIDVVKNREEGIIISADMIVVFKGEVLGKPADEGHAKEMLQKISGQKIQVITGLTVMDAGSMKEVTECEITDVLMREMPDKLIDGYVQTGESLGKAGAFGIQGKGAILVERLEGDYFNVVGLPLFRLSKLLEKFNINVLGV, from the coding sequence ATGACCAGAATAGTCCTTGCTTCTGCATCTGCAAGAAGAAAAGAGTTGTTAGAACAACTGATAGGCGCGGATTTCGAAATCTGTATCAGCTCCTATGCTGAAGACACGGGCAAGGGTCTGAAGCCGATAGAACTTGTCATGCATCACTCTCGTGAAAAAGCAATTGATGTGGTGAAAAATCGTGAGGAAGGCATAATTATCTCTGCTGATATGATTGTTGTCTTTAAGGGTGAGGTACTTGGAAAACCGGCTGATGAAGGTCATGCAAAAGAGATGTTGCAAAAGATCAGCGGACAAAAGATACAGGTTATCACCGGGTTGACCGTGATGGATGCCGGCAGCATGAAGGAGGTTACGGAATGTGAGATAACTGATGTCTTGATGCGTGAAATGCCTGATAAACTAATAGATGGCTATGTGCAAACGGGTGAATCTTTAGGCAAAGCCGGAGCTTTTGGAATACAGGGCAAAGGAGCCATACTCGTTGAAAGATTAGAAGGTGACTATTTTAATGTCGTGGGTCTTCCCCTTTTCAGATTATCAAAGCTGCTTGAAAAATTCAATATAAATGTTCTGGGTGTGTAA